A DNA window from Niabella yanshanensis contains the following coding sequences:
- the hflX gene encoding GTPase HflX, which yields MLEKKNIIQDQQTAVIVGVVQKDQTEQQVKDYLDELEFLAETAGALTRKRFIQKLQHPDSRTFVGKGKLEEIRQYISFNGIDLVIFDDELSGAQINNIQKELKIKVIDRSDLILDIFARRAKTAQARTQVELAQYQYILPRLRGMWSHLERQGGGIGSRGPGETEIETDRRIVRDKITLLRKKLAEIDKQAFTQRKDRGEFIRVALVGYTNVGKSTIMNLLSKRDVFAENKLFATLDTTTSKVVFENTPFLLSDTVGFIRKLPHHLVESFKSTLDEVREADILMHVVDISHPNYEDQLAVVNKTLQELKAFDKPTVTIFNKMDLYETQTFDEWLGDETKEEILRDLYERWSNELQGNVVFVSATERRNVEGLRETILNKVKELYAIRYPYKTMFY from the coding sequence ATGTTAGAAAAGAAGAATATTATACAAGACCAACAAACAGCCGTTATTGTAGGCGTGGTACAAAAAGATCAAACCGAACAACAGGTAAAAGATTACCTGGACGAGTTGGAGTTCCTGGCAGAGACCGCTGGCGCTTTAACCCGTAAGCGGTTTATTCAGAAGCTGCAGCACCCGGATTCCCGCACTTTTGTGGGAAAGGGCAAGCTGGAAGAAATCCGTCAGTACATCTCATTCAATGGTATCGACCTGGTTATTTTTGATGATGAGCTGAGTGGCGCCCAGATCAATAATATACAGAAGGAATTAAAAATAAAAGTGATCGATCGATCGGATCTGATCCTGGATATTTTCGCACGTCGTGCCAAAACGGCGCAGGCGCGTACCCAGGTAGAGCTGGCTCAATATCAATATATATTACCCCGGTTGCGGGGTATGTGGAGTCACCTGGAAAGACAGGGAGGCGGTATTGGCTCACGTGGTCCGGGTGAAACGGAGATTGAAACCGATCGTCGTATTGTGCGTGACAAGATCACCTTACTCCGTAAAAAACTGGCGGAAATAGATAAACAAGCCTTCACTCAACGTAAGGATCGGGGCGAATTTATACGTGTTGCGTTGGTTGGCTACACCAATGTAGGTAAGAGCACTATCATGAACCTGTTGAGCAAACGTGATGTTTTTGCAGAGAACAAGCTGTTTGCGACTTTGGATACCACCACCAGTAAGGTCGTTTTTGAAAATACACCCTTTCTTTTAAGCGATACCGTTGGATTTATAAGAAAATTGCCTCACCACCTGGTTGAAAGCTTTAAAAGCACATTGGATGAGGTACGTGAGGCAGATATCCTGATGCATGTGGTGGATATTTCCCATCCCAATTACGAAGACCAGCTGGCCGTAGTAAACAAAACCCTGCAGGAACTGAAGGCATTTGACAAACCTACCGTTACCATCTTTAATAAGATGGACCTTTACGAAACGCAGACTTTTGACGAGTGGCTGGGAGACGAGACAAAAGAAGAAATATTGCGTGATCTGTATGAGCGGTGGAGCAATGAATTGCAGGGCAATGTAGTGTTTGTGTCTGCAACGGAAAGACGTAATGTAGAAGGTCTGAGGGAAACGATATTGAATAAGGTGAAGGAGTTATATGCGATACGATATCCTTACAAGACGATGTTTTATTAG
- a CDS encoding RagB/SusD family nutrient uptake outer membrane protein, protein MLLTLCWIVSMSSCKKILEQQPQNSTYDEVFWQTARDCEFAIAGNYSLLRASFTATSSYEENAFRYNMYGDAQTSSTSYLTINYNGDGLEGIQGGDFTFQYNLQTLGDWTVFYKTIAYSNIILKKIPLIADDKLAKDVVNVVTFKNKIMGQALFIRALSYFQLVKVWGDVPIVTEAYDDVLNAPQLPRSPKAEVMKQIENDCHAAINMLNWGNEAIQEKGVIANRGSVYALLAHLYLWRATMSNVNNDTPIMSDVNSADTTLNTLIARGGYSLADTAKYGDQFITPSTESIFEVAMSENYQEGAYYHIGLGFLTGTYVQGYSSTPRFWVPDQYIDNHYGVEKTGYGEGWVYWPTDWKVYTMRVTGTRYYVTIDGVETEVTDYVDGSMPPGFAYVGDDLVQVGGNGPDLGEVRYRNNFAKSGTQGTNLIKYRNIIYRNPGNRTNGYLSNNIPVFRLSDMRLLQAEVALYKNDLSTAAQIINFFRDRNNSSSARVSATDSKFNLTREYMLERGKELYMEGHVYFDLLRTRMYAEFISWMSTTRFKGEGFYWPIYPLLFNDNKFLTQTLYWRGKV, encoded by the coding sequence ATGCTTCTAACGCTATGCTGGATTGTCAGTATGAGCTCCTGCAAAAAAATATTAGAACAACAACCCCAGAACTCCACCTATGACGAGGTATTCTGGCAAACCGCCAGGGATTGTGAGTTTGCTATTGCAGGTAACTACTCCTTGCTGAGAGCATCCTTTACGGCAACTTCGTCTTACGAAGAAAATGCCTTCCGCTACAATATGTATGGCGACGCCCAAACCTCATCTACCAGCTATCTCACCATTAATTACAATGGTGATGGCCTGGAAGGAATACAGGGAGGAGATTTTACATTCCAGTATAATTTACAAACATTGGGCGACTGGACCGTTTTTTACAAAACCATTGCTTACAGTAATATCATCCTTAAAAAGATTCCATTGATAGCTGATGATAAACTGGCAAAAGATGTGGTTAATGTGGTAACCTTTAAAAACAAAATAATGGGACAAGCGCTTTTTATCAGGGCCTTAAGTTACTTCCAGCTGGTTAAGGTTTGGGGAGATGTTCCTATTGTAACCGAGGCTTATGACGATGTGTTGAATGCCCCGCAATTGCCTCGCTCGCCCAAAGCAGAGGTAATGAAACAAATTGAAAACGATTGCCATGCAGCAATAAATATGCTCAACTGGGGTAATGAAGCCATACAGGAGAAAGGGGTAATCGCGAACAGGGGTTCTGTTTATGCACTGCTGGCCCACTTGTACTTATGGCGGGCTACAATGAGTAATGTTAATAACGATACCCCCATCATGAGCGATGTCAATAGCGCCGACACGACACTCAATACGTTGATAGCGCGTGGCGGATATTCACTGGCAGACACAGCTAAGTATGGTGATCAGTTTATCACCCCTTCCACTGAAAGCATTTTTGAAGTAGCTATGAGCGAGAACTACCAGGAAGGAGCCTATTACCATATTGGCCTTGGTTTCCTTACAGGCACCTATGTGCAAGGTTATAGCTCTACACCAAGATTCTGGGTGCCAGACCAATACATCGACAATCATTATGGCGTGGAAAAAACAGGGTACGGAGAAGGATGGGTATATTGGCCAACTGACTGGAAGGTATACACCATGAGAGTTACAGGAACCCGTTACTATGTTACTATAGATGGTGTAGAAACAGAAGTAACTGATTATGTAGATGGAAGTATGCCTCCTGGTTTTGCCTACGTTGGTGATGATTTGGTACAGGTAGGTGGCAACGGCCCTGACTTGGGGGAAGTAAGATACCGAAACAATTTTGCTAAATCAGGCACGCAGGGAACCAACCTTATTAAATACAGGAACATTATTTATCGAAACCCAGGCAACAGAACAAATGGCTACCTGAGTAATAATATTCCTGTTTTCAGATTAAGTGATATGCGCTTATTGCAAGCCGAAGTGGCCTTATACAAAAATGATCTCAGCACTGCGGCGCAGATCATCAACTTTTTCAGGGACCGAAACAATTCTTCCTCGGCAAGAGTGAGTGCAACCGACAGTAAGTTCAACCTTACCAGGGAGTATATGCTCGAAAGAGGTAAAGAGTTATATATGGAGGGCCATGTTTACTTCGATCTGCTGCGCACCCGAATGTATGCTGAATTTATTAGCTGGATGAGTACCACCAGGTTTAAGGGAGAAGGATTTTACTGGCCTATTTACCCGCTCTTATTCAATGACAACAAATTTCTTACTCAAACATTATACTGGCGCGGTAAAGTATAA
- a CDS encoding ABC transporter ATP-binding protein, whose amino-acid sequence MTILGSSLSVVSLGMLAPLMSIIFNEPGIGGQNILKKLPGGDFLGQELVRLVNEGHQMQAVLICCILVIVSIFLKNLLLYLSSLLSVPVRSSITIHLKNDMYAKVLSLPVGYFSEQKKGDIMSRMTNDAALVESSIINTMEGLIKDPVSVISYLVAMVAISPSLAMFLLILLPATAFIIGRISRTLKKQSNAASLRVGDTLSILDETLSGIRIIKAFCAEKIMNNRFVTLNNTLLGINKKMAARRDLASPLTELLGVAVLCIIIYFGANLILTGDSLTAGDLIAFIAIFAMMINPAKSLSTSFFNVQAGSAAVERIEDLLNTPVHVEDNGREQLTSFEQAIEFRNVSFSYNETPILKNINLTIPKGKTVALVGSSGAGKSTLADLVPRFHDVTDGEILVDGVNIKNYSIQSIREHIGIVSQEPILFNDTIGNNITLAHPDAPQVDIENAAKVANAFRFIEAKPEKFDTNIGDRGAKLSGGERQRVTIARAVLKNPPILILDEATSSLDTESERLVQDAINNMMQNRTSLVIAHRLSTVRNADEIIVLNKGEIAERGKHHELMQIEGGIYRKLVDMQEMGKKLA is encoded by the coding sequence TTGACAATATTAGGTTCCTCTTTATCAGTCGTTTCTTTAGGGATGCTCGCGCCATTGATGTCGATCATTTTTAACGAACCGGGTATTGGCGGGCAAAATATTTTGAAGAAGCTTCCGGGGGGGGATTTTCTGGGACAGGAGTTGGTTAGATTAGTAAACGAAGGGCATCAAATGCAGGCGGTATTAATATGTTGTATTCTGGTAATTGTTTCTATATTCTTAAAAAATCTACTCCTATATCTTTCTTCACTCCTGTCTGTGCCTGTCAGAAGCTCGATTACCATTCATTTAAAAAATGATATGTATGCTAAAGTTTTGTCGCTGCCGGTAGGCTATTTTTCGGAGCAGAAAAAGGGTGACATTATGAGTCGCATGACGAACGATGCAGCGTTGGTTGAAAGCTCGATTATCAATACCATGGAAGGTCTGATCAAAGATCCGGTATCGGTCATCAGTTACCTGGTGGCGATGGTTGCCATTAGTCCCAGTCTTGCCATGTTTTTATTGATTCTTTTGCCGGCAACTGCTTTCATCATCGGAAGAATCAGCCGTACTTTAAAAAAGCAAAGTAATGCGGCTTCTTTAAGAGTGGGCGATACATTATCTATTTTAGACGAAACACTCAGTGGTATTCGTATCATTAAAGCTTTTTGTGCCGAAAAGATCATGAATAATCGTTTTGTGACCTTAAATAATACGTTACTGGGTATTAATAAAAAAATGGCTGCCAGAAGAGATCTGGCATCGCCACTAACGGAGTTGCTCGGAGTAGCCGTTTTGTGTATTATTATTTATTTCGGAGCCAACCTGATATTAACCGGCGATTCGCTGACAGCGGGAGACCTGATTGCGTTTATTGCCATTTTCGCCATGATGATCAATCCGGCCAAATCTTTGTCCACGTCTTTCTTTAATGTACAGGCTGGTTCTGCAGCCGTTGAACGCATAGAAGATTTATTGAACACTCCAGTTCATGTAGAAGATAATGGCAGGGAGCAACTGACTTCATTCGAGCAGGCTATTGAGTTTAGAAACGTATCATTTTCTTACAATGAAACCCCGATCCTAAAAAATATCAACCTGACAATTCCCAAAGGTAAAACGGTTGCCCTGGTGGGAAGCAGTGGGGCTGGTAAAAGTACCCTGGCGGACCTGGTACCCCGTTTCCATGATGTAACAGATGGTGAAATACTGGTAGATGGCGTAAATATCAAAAACTATAGCATTCAAAGTATACGTGAGCATATAGGGATCGTAAGCCAGGAGCCGATCCTGTTTAATGACACTATCGGTAATAATATTACGCTGGCACATCCGGATGCGCCGCAGGTGGATATAGAGAATGCAGCCAAAGTGGCTAACGCCTTTCGGTTTATTGAGGCGAAACCCGAAAAGTTTGATACCAATATCGGGGACAGGGGTGCAAAGCTAAGCGGAGGGGAAAGGCAACGTGTAACTATCGCGCGTGCCGTTTTGAAGAATCCTCCGATCCTGATTTTAGATGAAGCAACCTCTTCCCTGGATACGGAAAGTGAAAGGCTGGTACAGGATGCCATTAATAACATGATGCAAAACAGAACCTCCCTGGTTATAGCCCACCGGTTGAGTACTGTTCGAAATGCAGACGAAATTATTGTTTTGAATAAGGGCGAGATCGCAGAGCGGGGTAAGCATCATGAGCTGATGCAAATTGAAGGGGGTATTTACCGCAAGCTGGTGGATATGCAGGAAATGGGCAAAAAGCTTGCATAG
- a CDS encoding M20/M25/M40 family metallo-hydrolase, with protein sequence MKHKLFVAASLFFGMSLAAQNADEQFIRKIADEVLINSQAYDNLRTLTKTIGARLAGSPQMYKAEDWGYRLLEKSGSDKVLKQRVMVPHWVRGGKDEATAILIGNKKKALQVIALGNSIGTGSKLLTAPVVLINNFDELEEKKDQLRGKIVFYNYQFNSRFIRTFEAYGDAAKYRSQGPSRAAKYGAIGVVVRSMSHSVDNVPHTGGTRYDSMYAKIPAVAVGLRDADWLAAELEKKAPVKISMKTNGHFLPDAEGNNIIGELKGTEFPDQYITIGGHLDSWDNCEGAHDDGAGITQTIEVLRTLKALGYQPRHTIRFVLFANEENGVRGGDKYAELAKARNEKHILAIESDAGGFTPRAFSINSNDAVFEKVKSWLPLIGPYGCNELVRGGGGTDIAPLKEQLGTPLCGFLPDSQRYFDIHHASTDTFESVNKRELELGAVNMAALVYLVDKYGL encoded by the coding sequence ATGAAACATAAATTGTTTGTAGCCGCATCTTTATTTTTTGGCATGAGCCTGGCAGCCCAGAACGCTGATGAGCAATTTATCAGGAAAATAGCCGATGAAGTGCTCATCAATAGCCAGGCCTACGACAACCTGCGTACGCTTACTAAAACCATTGGCGCGAGATTGGCCGGATCGCCGCAAATGTATAAGGCCGAAGACTGGGGGTACCGGTTACTGGAAAAATCCGGAAGCGATAAGGTCTTAAAGCAACGGGTAATGGTACCTCACTGGGTGCGCGGGGGAAAAGATGAGGCTACCGCTATATTGATTGGTAATAAAAAGAAAGCGCTTCAGGTTATTGCATTGGGCAATTCAATAGGTACGGGCTCCAAGCTGCTTACAGCACCTGTGGTGCTGATTAATAATTTTGATGAATTGGAAGAGAAAAAGGATCAGCTAAGGGGAAAGATCGTCTTTTATAACTATCAATTCAATTCGCGGTTTATCCGCACTTTCGAGGCTTATGGTGATGCGGCTAAGTATCGCTCGCAGGGACCTTCCCGGGCTGCAAAATATGGTGCAATAGGTGTGGTGGTGCGTAGCATGAGCCATAGCGTAGATAATGTGCCACATACCGGCGGAACGCGCTACGATTCTATGTATGCCAAAATCCCGGCGGTAGCAGTGGGCCTGCGCGACGCGGACTGGCTGGCGGCTGAGCTGGAAAAGAAAGCTCCTGTCAAAATCTCGATGAAAACAAACGGCCATTTTCTGCCGGATGCCGAGGGCAATAATATTATTGGTGAATTAAAAGGAACTGAATTCCCTGATCAGTACATCACCATTGGTGGCCACCTGGATAGCTGGGATAATTGCGAAGGGGCGCATGACGACGGCGCCGGTATTACCCAGACCATTGAAGTATTAAGGACTTTAAAAGCTTTAGGATATCAACCCCGGCATACCATCAGGTTTGTGCTGTTTGCCAATGAGGAAAACGGTGTGCGCGGTGGCGATAAGTATGCAGAACTGGCAAAGGCCCGTAACGAAAAGCATATTCTGGCTATAGAAAGTGATGCCGGAGGTTTTACACCCAGAGCGTTCAGTATTAATAGCAATGACGCTGTTTTCGAAAAGGTTAAAAGCTGGTTGCCACTGATTGGCCCTTACGGCTGTAACGAGCTGGTACGTGGCGGTGGCGGCACCGATATAGCACCCTTAAAAGAGCAGCTGGGTACGCCTTTATGCGGCTTTTTACCCGACTCCCAGCGTTACTTCGATATTCACCATGCCAGCACCGATACCTTTGAATCGGTTAACAAAAGGGAACTGGAACTAGGTGCGGTAAATATGGCAGCTCTGGTTTACCTGGTCGATAAATATGGGCTATAG
- the bshA gene encoding N-acetyl-alpha-D-glucosaminyl L-malate synthase BshA produces MRIGIVCYPTFGGSGVLATELGKALAQKGHQVHFITYQQPVRLSAFNPNIYYHEVQVPTYPLFDFPPYETALASTMVNVIKNYNLDLLHVHYAIPHASAAYMAKKILHDEGYDIPVITTLHGTDITLVGKDKMYSPVVAFSINKSDVITAVSQNLREETHSTFDIKKEIEVVYNFIDVKRFNRKPFDAFKKVLAPNGEKVLLHASNFRQVKRVPDVVEIFYEVQKEIPSKLLFVGDGPERLPAEDLGRKLGIFEKMIFVGKQEQIEDVFAIADLFLLPSEYESFGLAALEAMASKVPVISSNAGGLKEVNIDGVTGYTANVGDVQTMSERAIEILRDDATLQQFRQGAFDHAQQYNMDAIIPQYEAIYRRFCKDC; encoded by the coding sequence ATGCGAATAGGTATTGTTTGCTATCCAACATTTGGTGGCAGTGGCGTATTAGCCACAGAATTGGGTAAGGCTTTAGCCCAAAAAGGCCACCAGGTACATTTTATAACATATCAGCAGCCCGTGCGGCTGAGCGCTTTTAATCCCAATATTTATTACCATGAAGTGCAGGTACCCACTTACCCGCTTTTCGATTTTCCTCCCTATGAAACAGCGCTGGCCAGCACAATGGTTAACGTGATCAAGAACTACAATCTTGATCTGCTACATGTGCATTACGCCATCCCCCATGCTTCTGCAGCGTATATGGCTAAGAAGATTCTGCATGATGAAGGGTATGATATACCGGTAATTACCACCTTGCACGGTACCGATATAACGCTAGTAGGCAAGGACAAAATGTACTCTCCCGTGGTGGCTTTTTCCATCAATAAAAGCGATGTGATCACGGCGGTGTCGCAAAACCTGCGCGAGGAAACCCATAGCACTTTTGATATCAAAAAAGAAATTGAGGTTGTATATAATTTTATCGATGTAAAAAGATTTAACCGGAAGCCATTTGATGCATTTAAGAAAGTGCTGGCTCCCAATGGCGAAAAAGTCCTGCTACATGCTTCCAATTTCAGACAGGTAAAAAGGGTTCCTGATGTAGTGGAGATCTTTTACGAAGTGCAAAAAGAAATACCCTCCAAACTATTATTTGTAGGTGATGGGCCGGAAAGACTGCCGGCAGAAGACCTGGGTCGTAAGCTGGGTATTTTCGAAAAAATGATTTTTGTAGGAAAGCAGGAGCAGATAGAAGATGTGTTTGCTATTGCAGATTTATTTTTATTACCCTCGGAATATGAAAGCTTCGGATTGGCTGCACTGGAGGCTATGGCGTCCAAAGTACCTGTTATTTCGAGCAACGCGGGAGGCTTAAAAGAAGTAAACATTGATGGCGTTACCGGCTATACTGCCAATGTGGGCGATGTGCAAACCATGAGCGAACGGGCTATCGAGATTTTGAGAGATGACGCCACTTTACAACAATTCCGCCAGGGTGCTTTTGATCATGCCCAGCAATATAACATGGACGCCATTATTCCGCAATATGAAGCCATTTACAGGAGATTTTGTAAGGATTGTTAG
- a CDS encoding DUF5007 domain-containing protein translates to MRKFLIPAFTLLVLGAINCKKIQQGFLSETLRYTSPDLYAQRGLALVQSAKIFADGSTPPITFELLNLRDSSGKPLSEAFNTKYDVTVFKPGMSFNAETDTTVALLNAKRETVSVLPMDFNTSSGQLSFNKAALNIPLGIYNFDIKATNSAGSRVYPSFGRIHVVDPTQEDMFLIEDNVNNAFDLAGTTFAKRNPILKFSRVSADGARIILKISDKNGSPFNPSKGEVIARGDRPTFLSYAKFNPVIFTDTALVCDFEVAPFPLAKYIAGGTDWGHLIYYRIPEKNIIFDGSSLGTLNANLRFAFTIKMEGTFIIEYQLPDAVRVPAP, encoded by the coding sequence ATGAGAAAATTTTTAATACCCGCTTTTACCTTGCTTGTTTTGGGTGCTATCAATTGTAAAAAAATACAACAAGGTTTTTTAAGCGAAACGCTAAGGTATACTTCGCCCGATCTTTACGCGCAAAGAGGGCTTGCTCTCGTTCAGTCGGCAAAAATATTTGCTGATGGCTCCACTCCTCCCATTACTTTCGAATTGCTTAACCTGAGAGATAGCTCGGGAAAGCCTTTATCCGAAGCATTTAATACTAAGTATGATGTGACCGTTTTTAAGCCTGGTATGTCTTTTAATGCAGAAACGGATACCACTGTTGCTTTGTTGAATGCTAAAAGAGAAACCGTCTCGGTTCTTCCTATGGATTTTAATACGTCTAGCGGGCAACTTTCCTTCAATAAAGCTGCATTGAACATTCCTTTGGGCATTTACAATTTTGATATTAAAGCTACCAACAGTGCAGGGTCTAGGGTTTACCCTTCGTTTGGAAGGATTCATGTGGTTGATCCTACACAAGAAGATATGTTTTTAATAGAAGATAATGTCAACAATGCATTTGACCTGGCCGGTACTACTTTCGCCAAAAGAAATCCCATACTAAAGTTCTCAAGGGTATCGGCAGATGGTGCAAGGATCATTCTAAAGATCTCAGATAAAAATGGTTCACCGTTTAATCCCAGCAAGGGAGAGGTAATTGCAAGGGGCGATCGCCCTACTTTTTTAAGCTATGCCAAATTTAACCCTGTTATTTTTACGGATACTGCATTGGTTTGCGATTTCGAGGTAGCGCCTTTCCCACTGGCAAAATATATAGCCGGTGGAACCGATTGGGGGCACCTGATCTACTATCGTATCCCGGAAAAAAACATCATTTTTGACGGATCTTCTTTAGGAACATTAAACGCCAATTTAAGATTTGCCTTCACCATTAAAATGGAAGGCACTTTTATTATAGAATACCAGTTGCCGGATGCGGTAAGGGTTCCGGCGCCTTAA
- a CDS encoding methylenetetrahydrofolate reductase, whose protein sequence is MKSLREKIEGAETGLLFYSFTPPKITTEQDRLAVIAAKQLERMKNLDVDGIILYDIQDESDRTSEERTYPFIHTVAPETYYRDYLGAVKQPVIVYKSIANQTHDSFNSWLSTNKELENFVFVGASSKAQVDKTNFSLADAYDLKRAHHNHLLLGGVTIPERHSKKGDENKRIFGKIQNGCSFFVSQCVYNVFDSKNLLSDYYYDALENAYEMKPIFFTLSPCGSIKTLEFMKWLGIEVPKWLYNDLKHSKDILETSVRTSVMIANELVDFAASKQIPIGFNVESISNKKDEIDAATEILKRISARLGR, encoded by the coding sequence ATGAAGTCCTTAAGGGAAAAAATAGAAGGTGCGGAAACGGGGTTATTGTTTTATAGTTTCACACCGCCCAAAATTACCACTGAGCAGGATAGGCTGGCCGTTATTGCAGCGAAACAACTGGAACGGATGAAAAACCTGGATGTGGATGGTATTATACTGTACGATATCCAGGATGAAAGTGACCGGACCAGTGAGGAAAGGACCTACCCTTTTATACATACAGTTGCTCCTGAAACTTACTACAGGGACTATCTGGGCGCTGTAAAACAGCCGGTTATTGTTTACAAAAGTATTGCCAACCAAACCCATGACAGTTTTAATAGCTGGTTGAGCACTAATAAGGAATTAGAGAACTTTGTATTTGTAGGCGCCTCGTCAAAAGCACAGGTAGACAAAACCAATTTTAGCCTGGCAGATGCATACGACCTGAAAAGGGCGCATCATAATCATTTGCTGTTAGGTGGTGTTACGATTCCTGAACGACATTCAAAAAAGGGAGACGAGAACAAGCGGATCTTCGGCAAAATACAAAACGGCTGTAGCTTTTTTGTATCTCAATGCGTTTACAATGTGTTCGACTCCAAAAACCTCCTGTCTGATTACTATTACGACGCTCTTGAGAATGCCTATGAAATGAAACCCATCTTCTTTACACTGAGCCCCTGTGGTTCTATCAAAACCCTGGAGTTTATGAAATGGCTGGGTATTGAAGTGCCGAAATGGTTATACAATGATCTCAAACACTCCAAGGATATACTGGAAACTTCGGTTCGTACGTCGGTAATGATCGCCAACGAACTGGTTGATTTTGCGGCATCCAAACAAATTCCTATCGGATTTAATGTTGAAAGTATTTCCAATAAAAAAGATGAGATAGATGCAGCTACCGAGATATTAAAACGAATTTCGGCGCGTTTGGGGAGGTGA